A genomic region of Arvicola amphibius chromosome 7, mArvAmp1.2, whole genome shotgun sequence contains the following coding sequences:
- the Hoxd13 gene encoding homeobox protein Hox-D13, which yields MSRSGTWDMDGLRADGGAAGAAPASSSSSVAAPGQCRGFLSAPVFAGTHSGRAAAAAAAAAAAAAAASSFAYPGTSERTGSSSSSSSSAVIATRPEAPVAKECPAPAAAATAAAPPGAPALGYGYHFGNGYYSCRMSHGVGLQQNALKSSPHASLGGFPVEKYMDVSGLASSSVPTNEVPARAKEVSFYQGYTSPYQHVPGYIDMVSTFGSGEPRHEAYISMEGYQSWTLANGWNSQVYCAKDQPQGSHFWKSSFPGDVALNQPDMCVYRRGRKKRVPYTKLQLKELENEYAINKFINKDKRRRISAATNLSERQVTIWFQNRRVKDKKIVSKLKDTVS from the exons ATGAGCCGCTCGGGGACTTGGGACATGGACGGGCTGCGGGCGGACGGCGGGGCCGCTGGGGCGGCGCCggcctcctcctcgtcctctgtGGCGGCGCCGGGCCAGTGTCGCGGCTTCCTGTCGGCGCCGGTGTTCGCGGGAACACATTCCGGACgcgcggcggcggcagcggcggcagcagctGCAGCGGCGGCAGCGGCCTCCAGCTTCGCGTACCCGGGGACCTCAGAGCGCACAGGCTCCTCCTCGTCGTCGTCATCCTCGGCTGTGATCGCCACTCGCCCCGAGGCTCCTGTGGCTAAAGAGTGTCCTGCGCCAGCGGCCGCCGCGACCGCTGCAGCACCCCCGGGCGCTCCGGCGCTGGGCTATGGCTACCACTTCGGCAACGGCTACTACAGCTGCCGCATGTCGCACGGGGTGGGCTTACAACAGAACGCTCTCAAATCGTCGCCGCACGCCTCTCTCGGAGGTTTCCCGGTGGAGAAGTACATGGACGTGTCGGGCCTGGCGAGCAGCAGCGTACCGACCAACGAGGTGCCCGCGCGAGCCAAGGAAGTGTCCTTCTACCAGGGCTACACAAGTCCCTATCAGCACGTGCCTGGGTATATCGACATGGTGTCCACTTTTGGATCCGGGGAACCCCGGCACGAGGCGTACATCTCCATGGAGGGCTATCAGTCCTGGACGCTAGCCAACGGGTGGAACAGCCAGGTGTACTGTGCCAAGGACCAGCCACAGGGGTCCCATTTTTGGAAATCGTCCTTTCCAG GGGATGTGGCTTTAAATCAGCCCGACATGTGTGTCTACAGacggggaaggaagaaaagggtacCTTACACCAAACTGCAGCTCAAAGAACTGGAGAACGAGTACGCCATTAACAAGTTCATTAACAAGGACAAGAGGCGGCGGATCTCGGCTGCCACGAACCTATCGGAGAGACAAGTAACCATTTGGTTTCAGAATCGAAGAGTGAAAGACAAGAAAATCGTCTCCAAGCTCAAAGACACTGTCTCCTGA
- the Hoxd12 gene encoding homeobox protein Hox-D12, with amino-acid sequence MCERSLYRTGYVGSLLNLQSPDSFYFSNLRPNGSQLAALPPISYPRGALPWAATPASCTPAQPATASAFGGFSQPYLTGSGPLGLQSPGTKDGPEEQVKFYTSDAATGSEERSRTRPPFSPESSLAHSALKGTKYDYANVGRVVPGSATLLQGAPCASSFKEDTKGPLNLNMTVQVAGVASCLRSSLPDGLPWGAAPGRARKKRKPYTKQQIAELENEFLVNEFINRQKRKELSNRLNLSDQQVKIWFQNRRMKKKRVVQREQALALY; translated from the exons ATGTGTGAGCGCAGTCTCTACAGAACTGGCTATGTGGGCTCTCTTCTGAATTTGCAGTCCCCGGACTCGTTCTACTTTTCCAACCTGCGGCCCAATGGCAGTCAGCTGGCCGCGCTTCCCCCCATTTCGTACCCTCGCGGTGCGCTGCCCTGGGCTGCTACGCCTGCTTCGTGCACCCCTGCGCAGCCTGCCACCGCCTCTGCCTTTGGGGGTTTCTCTCAACCCTACTTGACCGGCTCTGGGCCTCTTGGCCTGCAGTCTCCAGGCACCAAGGATGGACCCGAAGAACAAGTCAAGTTCTATACGTCCGATGCCGCCACCGGATCAGAGGAACGCAGCCGAACTAGGCCTCCCTTCTCCCCCGAGTCTAGTCTGGCTCACTCGGCTCTCAAAGGCACCAAGTATGACTACGCGAATGTGGGCCGGGTCGTTCCAGGCTCTGCAACCCTGCTCCAGGGGGCCCCCTGCGCCTCCAGCTTCAAGGAAGACACCAAGGGCCCACTCAACTTGAACATGACAGTGCAAGTGGCCGGGGTGGCCTCTTGCCTGCGATCTTCGCTGCCCGACG GCCTGCCGTGGGGGGCGGCCCCGGGGAGGGCCCGCAAGAAGAGGAAACCTTATACAAAGCAGCAGATTGCGGAGCTGGAGAACGAATTCCTGGTCAATGAATTCATCAATCGGCAGAAGCGTAAGGAATTGTCCAACAGGCTGAACCTCAGCGACCAGCAGGTCAAAATCTGGTTCCAGAACCGGCGCATGAAGAAGAAGCGCGTGGTGCAGCGCGAGCAGGCTCTGGCGCTCTACTAG
- the Evx2 gene encoding homeobox even-skipped homolog protein 2 — MMERIRKEMILMERGLHSPTATKRFSNLSDSAGSAVLEALENSQHPARLSPRLPSAPLHGALGDLPAKGKFEIDTLFNLQHPSSESTVSSEIASATESRKKPGHYSEAAAEADMSSDVEVGCSALRSPGGLGAAPLKENNAKGYAESGSVAGTTTSASSSGLGSLHGGGSGNSGGAALGGSGSGSGADQVRRYRTAFTREQIARLEKEFYRENYVSRPRRCELAAALNLPETTIKVWFQNRRMKDKRQRLAMSWPHPADPSFYTYMMTHAAATGSLPYPFHSHVPLHYYPHVGVTAAAAAAAASGAAAAASSPFATSIRPLDTFRALSHPYSRPELLCSFRHPGLYQAPAAAAGLNSAASAAAAAAAAAAAASSAAAAGAPPSGSSAPCSCLSCHSSQSAAAAAAAAAAALGSRGAGGGGGGGGGGGAGTAGASDFGCSAAAPRSESGFLPYSAAVLSKTAVSPPDQRDEAPLTR; from the exons ATGatggaaagaataagaaaagagatGATTCTGATGGAGAGAGGGCTCCATAGTCCTACTGCTACCAAGAGGTTCTCCAATTTGTCCGATTCGGCTGGCAGTGCTGTGCTGGAGGCCTTGGAAAATTCGCAGCACCCGGCTCGCCTCAGTCCGCGCCTGCCGTCCGCTCCCCTGCACGGCGCTCTGGGAGACCTCCCCGCCAAGGGCAAATTCGAAATAGACACTTTGTTCAACCTGCAGCACCCGAGCAGCGAAAGCACCGTCTCCTCCGAAATCGCCTCCGCCACCGAGAGCCGCAAGAAGCCAGGTCATTACTCAGAGGCGGCCGCCGAGGCCGACATGAGCAGCGACGTGGAGGTGGGGTGCTCGGCACTACGCTCCCCCGGCGGCCTGGGCGCCGCGCCGCTCAAGGAAAACAATGCCAAAG GGTACGCGGAGAGCGGCTCAGTCGCGGGTACCACGACGTCGGCCTCCAGCTCGGGCCTCGGCAGTCTGCATGGAGGTGGCAGCGGCAACAGCGGGGGTGCGGCGTTGGGTGGCTCCGGTTCCGGCTCTGGCGCCGATCAGGTGCGGCGATACCGTACGGCGTTCACCCGTGAACAGATCGCGCGCCTGGAGAAGGAGTTCTACCGGGAGAACTACGTGTCTCGGCCTCGCCGATGCGAGCTGGCCGCTGCTCTCAACCTGCCCGAAACCACTATCAAG GTGTGGTTCCAGAACCGGCGCATGAAGGACAAACGGCAGCGCCTGGCCATGTCTTGGCCGCATCCAGCGGACCCCAGCTTTTACACCTACATGATGACGCACGCGGCGGCCACCGGAAGCCTACCCTACCCTTTCCATTCGCACGTGCCGCTGCACTACTACCCGCACGTGGGCGTCACCGCGGCTGCAGCGGCGGCCGCAGCCTCCGGAGCTGCAGCGGCGGCGTCGTCGCCCTTTGCCACTTCCATCCGTCCTCTGGACACCTTTCGTGCGCTCTCGCATCCCTACTCGCGGCCCGAGCTGCTTTGCAGCTTCCGCCACCCCGGGCTCTACCAggctcccgccgccgccgccgggctCAACAGCGCGGCGTCGGCAGCTGCTGCAGCGGCGGCTGCTGCTGCAGCGGCCTCCTCGGCGGCGGCGGCCGGGGCGCCCCCCAGCGGCAGCTCGGCGCCCTGCTCGTGCCTCAGTTGTCACAGCAGCCAGtccgcagccgccgccgccgcagccgcagccgcagcGCTGGGCTCCCGGGGCGCcggtggcggcggtggtggtggtggcggcggggGAGCCGGGACGGCGGGCGCCTCGGACTTTGGCTGCAGCGCCGCCGCGCCGCGCTCCGAGAGCGGCTTCTTGCCCTACTCGGCCGCGGTGCTTAGCAAGACCGCCGTCAGCCCGCCCGACCAGAGGGACGAGGCGCCGCTCACCAGATAA